Proteins co-encoded in one Gemmatimonadaceae bacterium genomic window:
- a CDS encoding ferritin-like domain-containing protein, giving the protein MSETIVTTGALYVRHARAADRGAWSVERDVDWKAIDARVALSQPDILAKLRDAALIESFHPVNLSRLIRLTWDDIDAGVVFSLEMFEGFKHFHALRTYLDAVGYGPAITNDDLRAIRERAERGDLDPADAMTPLVEFMLSEHLAAYFFRRLSEQAREPQLAAMLELIAADEVRHAQSASDLIAKRLAVNPELKPGVLRAATRFKHYGTEAVGGGDVPVAMEGDEIAIRTFAGRIERLCGTRLVDHLKTEMEL; this is encoded by the coding sequence ATGTCTGAAACGATCGTCACGACCGGCGCGCTCTACGTTCGTCACGCGCGCGCGGCAGACCGCGGCGCTTGGTCCGTCGAGCGCGACGTCGACTGGAAGGCGATCGATGCGCGAGTCGCGCTCTCGCAGCCCGACATTCTCGCCAAGCTCCGCGACGCCGCGCTCATCGAGTCGTTTCATCCGGTGAACTTGTCGCGCCTCATCCGGCTCACCTGGGACGACATCGACGCCGGCGTCGTGTTCTCGCTCGAGATGTTCGAGGGGTTCAAGCACTTTCACGCGCTGCGCACGTACCTCGACGCCGTCGGTTACGGGCCGGCCATTACGAACGACGATCTTCGCGCGATCCGCGAACGCGCCGAGCGCGGCGATCTCGATCCGGCCGACGCCATGACGCCGCTCGTCGAGTTCATGCTCAGCGAGCACCTCGCCGCGTACTTCTTCCGCCGGCTGAGCGAGCAAGCGCGCGAACCGCAGCTGGCCGCGATGCTCGAGCTGATCGCGGCCGACGAGGTTCGTCACGCGCAGTCCGCGTCCGACCTGATCGCCAAGCGGCTCGCCGTCAATCCCGAGCTCAAACCCGGCGTGCTCCGCGCGGCGACCCGCTTCAAGCACTACGGCACCGAGGCGGTGGGCGGGGGTGACGTTCCCGTCGCCATGGAAGGCGACGAGATCGCGATCCGGACGTTCGCTGGGCGCATTGAACGGCTCTGCGGCACGCGCCTCGTCGATCACCTGAAAACCGAGATGGAGCTGTAA
- a CDS encoding ferritin-like domain-containing protein, translating into MEINERELTLLNFYRASELQGGLILGRLVEHVRDPDLILRLTEHSSEEIMHAQLWTKTIIAVGGRPRPTSDTYQSRYAAAIGTPSSLVEVLALTQVFERGVYRHFVRHLRRPGTHPLVQATLRRMLDDERGHLSWVQEWLAGQTGARRLAIPSLMRRYTAVDARIHAQLLRDYEWDDLACAS; encoded by the coding sequence ATGGAAATCAACGAACGCGAGCTCACGCTTCTCAACTTCTATCGTGCCTCCGAGCTGCAGGGCGGATTGATCCTCGGCCGGCTCGTCGAGCACGTGCGCGACCCCGATCTCATCCTCCGACTCACCGAACATAGCTCGGAGGAAATCATGCACGCGCAGCTGTGGACAAAGACCATCATTGCGGTGGGCGGACGTCCTCGGCCAACATCGGATACGTATCAGTCGCGTTATGCCGCGGCGATCGGCACGCCGAGCTCGCTCGTCGAGGTGCTCGCGCTGACCCAGGTCTTCGAGCGTGGCGTGTACCGGCACTTCGTCCGCCACCTGCGTCGGCCGGGGACGCATCCGCTCGTGCAGGCGACGCTGCGCCGCATGCTCGACGACGAGCGCGGGCACCTCTCGTGGGTACAAGAATGGCTCGCCGGACAGACCGGCGCTCGCCGCCTGGCGATTCCGTCGCTCATGCGGCGATACACGGCTGTCGACGCGCGGATTCACGCGCAGCTGTTGCGCGACTACGAATGGGACGACCTCGCATGCGCGTCCTGA
- a CDS encoding DUF3419 family protein, with product MRVLTEPRETGSAATPTRAAGLVRRVSLRGAIDDRLYFAQVREDPLLEIEALAPTADDSLVVVGSGGCTALSLLAAGTGHVASVDLNRTQNHLAELKLAAVTSLPHDALLGMLGGAKWTRAARAANYAELRGRISPAARAYWDARPSMIERGVLDAGVTERFVRAVVVALQLFVHPGSRVERLFACGSIDGQRALFEQEWDTFRWRAFFRVLLNRVVFRRAYDSAFFAHLEQPSFAAHFRARAEHTLTRLSVRDNYFLHQMLTGEYPAHEPHGVPPYLREDGSRAVSNASDALTLVDGSFTDYLRTVPDGSVSGFALSNICEWLTPAAVDELFGEVVRTARPQARLCFRNFVGWTEVPERWREFVVEDRALGERLIARDRAVVQRRIAVCRVNAGADR from the coding sequence ATGCGCGTCCTGACGGAGCCGCGCGAGACAGGATCCGCCGCAACACCGACGCGTGCGGCGGGCCTCGTGCGTCGCGTCTCGCTCCGCGGCGCGATCGACGATCGCCTGTACTTCGCGCAGGTCCGCGAGGACCCGCTCCTCGAGATCGAGGCGCTCGCCCCGACGGCGGACGATTCACTCGTCGTCGTGGGATCCGGCGGATGCACGGCGCTGTCGCTGCTCGCCGCGGGCACTGGTCACGTCGCGTCGGTGGATCTCAATCGGACGCAGAATCACCTCGCCGAGCTCAAGCTCGCGGCGGTGACTTCGCTGCCGCACGACGCACTGCTCGGCATGCTCGGTGGCGCGAAGTGGACCCGTGCTGCTCGAGCCGCCAACTACGCCGAGCTCCGCGGCCGCATCTCGCCCGCGGCGCGCGCGTATTGGGACGCCCGTCCATCGATGATCGAGCGCGGTGTGCTCGACGCCGGCGTCACCGAACGGTTCGTGCGCGCCGTCGTGGTCGCGCTCCAGCTGTTCGTCCACCCGGGCTCGCGAGTCGAGCGGCTGTTCGCGTGTGGCTCGATCGACGGGCAGCGAGCGTTGTTCGAGCAAGAGTGGGACACGTTCCGGTGGCGTGCGTTCTTCAGGGTCCTGCTGAATCGCGTCGTCTTTCGCCGCGCATACGATTCGGCGTTCTTCGCGCATCTCGAGCAGCCCAGCTTCGCGGCGCACTTTCGCGCGCGCGCCGAGCACACGCTGACTCGGCTCAGCGTACGCGACAACTACTTCCTGCACCAGATGCTCACCGGCGAATATCCGGCGCATGAACCGCACGGCGTTCCGCCCTATCTGCGCGAGGACGGCAGCCGCGCTGTCTCGAACGCGAGCGACGCGCTGACGCTCGTCGACGGCTCCTTTACCGACTACCTCAGGACGGTGCCCGACGGGAGTGTCTCGGGCTTCGCCCTGTCGAACATCTGCGAGTGGCTCACGCCCGCGGCGGTCGACGAGCTATTCGGCGAAGTCGTGCGCACGGCTCGCCCACAGGCGCGCCTCTGCTTCCGCAACTTCGTGGGATGGACGGAAGTCCCGGAGCGTTGGCGTGAATTCGTCGTCGAGGACCGGGCGCTCGGTGAGCGACTCATCGCGCGAGATCGCGCGGTCGTTCAGCGGCGCATCGCCGTTTGTCGGGTGAACGCGGGAGCGGACCGATGA
- a CDS encoding radical SAM/SPASM domain-containing protein, with protein MTTRRKKLGRVGYWSRLYGTLRRANRSYSRETDMERAPFPRVIQLQTINACQAACKMCPYPAFKGVFARGRMDDALFDKITDEIALHPEVETFVPMLQNEPFLDKHIFEKIARFKRRTAGRISVELVTNGALLTDEHISRLRDAELDVLDISLDALSRDVYEKIRIGLDYDTVLAGVERVIAADLPGTSVFVRLVRQRDNAQEVRAFAGRWRRRGVPVFIYDVTNRTGALPQFDQSIRAPRPSAAGSLVDGTKRWASRAWLGHCPIPFASASILHNGDVLMCTHDWAREEVIGNVRDLGIAELWNGDRMREIRRLISERRYEAIPACRHCSLWRDGWF; from the coding sequence ATGACGACTCGGCGAAAGAAGCTGGGACGCGTCGGATATTGGTCGAGGCTTTACGGCACGCTGCGACGGGCGAATCGCTCGTATTCGCGCGAGACCGACATGGAGCGCGCGCCATTCCCGAGGGTAATCCAGCTTCAGACGATCAACGCCTGCCAGGCGGCGTGCAAGATGTGCCCCTATCCCGCGTTCAAGGGCGTGTTTGCGCGCGGGCGCATGGACGACGCGCTCTTCGACAAGATCACCGACGAGATCGCACTGCATCCTGAAGTCGAAACGTTCGTCCCGATGCTCCAGAACGAACCGTTTCTCGACAAGCACATCTTCGAGAAGATCGCCCGCTTCAAGCGTCGCACCGCCGGCCGCATCAGCGTCGAGCTGGTGACGAACGGCGCGCTTCTCACCGACGAGCACATTTCGCGTTTGCGCGACGCCGAGCTCGACGTCCTCGACATCAGTCTCGATGCGCTGAGCCGGGACGTGTATGAGAAGATCCGCATCGGTCTCGATTACGACACGGTGCTGGCCGGCGTCGAGCGTGTGATCGCCGCGGATCTTCCCGGAACGAGCGTCTTCGTGCGACTCGTACGCCAGCGCGACAACGCCCAGGAAGTGCGTGCCTTCGCCGGCCGTTGGCGACGACGCGGCGTTCCGGTCTTCATATATGATGTCACCAACCGGACTGGCGCGCTTCCGCAGTTCGACCAGTCGATTCGCGCGCCCCGGCCGTCGGCGGCTGGGTCCCTGGTCGACGGCACGAAGCGGTGGGCCTCGCGGGCCTGGCTCGGCCACTGTCCCATTCCGTTCGCGTCCGCGAGCATCCTGCACAACGGCGACGTGTTGATGTGCACCCACGACTGGGCGCGCGAGGAAGTCATCGGCAACGTGCGCGACCTCGGCATCGCCGAGCTGTGGAACGGCGATCGCATGCGCGAGATTCGGCGGCTCATCAGCGAGCGACGCTACGAGGCGATCCCCGCGTGCCGCCACTGCTCCCTCTGGCGCGATGGCTGGTTCTGA
- a CDS encoding MMPL family transporter — protein sequence MAGSEAAARGIVRRRRTILAAWIVLCAALVPAARSIESVLSVAARIDGSESAAVDDQLARRFRSPFAHSVVLVAAGLPSPTTRDGESALGRLATAVKSEPGVTGVVSYLDGRESLMVADSGQNATFLMVGLDGPRPDTRLALLRDDTRRIEREMHDDYPHLELRWTGETALNADLRRASAADAQSAELRALPLTLLLLLVAFGALAAALLPIAGGMLAIGVSLGLASLVAHVWSLSILAQNVVTMIGLGLGIDYSLLMVGRFRDELRSGRRAEVAAVEALRHAGPTIALSGLAVAIGFGALVTAPVNELRSVAIGGLLVTGVSILISTTLLPGLLAEVGERVDLGRVNLVRRARPRWNHWADAVTRHPLRVLAICGLPVCALAWQSRKLNIDLPRGDWLPKQMESAVALRSLQTMGRGSVVNTIRLTLEFPRGMSALDDSGWAATTRVARWLVADSAIQRVRSLPGFVAPMGTFIPRDTLVSLLPASVRRSFVSEDGGMALLEVVPRESATPRDLSALVHRLRSADTVLATSRGRATLLVGGLPAFNYDYERAVAGRLVQVIALVVGATFIVLAVGFRSVLVPLKAIVLNLLAVAAAFGAVKLVFQDGVGGAALGLDGALDAIFPAVPVLVFCIVFGLSMDYEVFLVARIREARAGGLKEREAIAHGLSQTSGLITSAAAIMIVVFGAFVLGDFLLIKMLGFALAVAVLLDATVMRLAVSPALLTLAGRLNWWPGDFARRALGGPGSIEVGRNRLADFTHRGD from the coding sequence ATGGCTGGTTCTGAAGCGGCGGCGCGAGGCATCGTACGACGCAGGAGGACGATCCTCGCGGCGTGGATCGTCCTGTGCGCCGCGCTCGTCCCCGCGGCGCGAAGCATCGAGTCCGTGTTGAGCGTCGCGGCGCGTATCGACGGCAGCGAGTCCGCGGCGGTGGACGATCAGTTGGCACGGCGTTTCCGTTCGCCGTTCGCCCATTCGGTCGTACTCGTCGCCGCCGGTCTGCCGTCGCCGACGACGCGCGACGGTGAGTCAGCGCTCGGGAGGCTCGCGACGGCGGTCAAGTCCGAGCCGGGCGTGACGGGCGTCGTCTCGTACTTGGATGGTCGCGAATCTCTCATGGTCGCCGACTCCGGCCAGAACGCGACTTTCCTGATGGTCGGCCTCGATGGTCCGCGCCCGGACACGCGGCTCGCGTTGCTGCGCGACGACACGCGCCGCATCGAGCGCGAGATGCACGATGACTACCCGCACCTCGAGTTGCGTTGGACCGGCGAGACGGCTCTGAACGCCGACCTGCGTCGTGCCAGCGCCGCGGATGCGCAAAGCGCCGAGCTGCGAGCGCTGCCGCTGACGCTCCTTCTGCTGTTGGTGGCGTTCGGCGCGCTCGCCGCCGCGCTCCTGCCCATCGCCGGAGGCATGCTGGCGATTGGCGTCTCGCTCGGCTTGGCCAGCCTCGTCGCGCATGTATGGTCGCTGTCCATCCTCGCGCAGAACGTCGTGACGATGATCGGCCTCGGTCTGGGAATCGACTACTCGCTGTTGATGGTCGGTCGATTCCGCGATGAGCTGCGGTCGGGCCGGCGAGCCGAAGTCGCCGCTGTAGAAGCGTTGCGCCACGCCGGACCGACGATCGCGCTGTCTGGACTCGCCGTGGCGATCGGGTTCGGCGCGCTCGTGACCGCGCCGGTGAACGAGCTTCGCTCCGTCGCGATCGGCGGTCTGCTCGTGACCGGCGTGTCGATTCTGATCTCGACCACACTCCTTCCCGGGCTGCTCGCGGAGGTGGGCGAGCGGGTCGATCTCGGACGCGTAAACCTCGTGCGGCGGGCGCGGCCGCGCTGGAACCATTGGGCCGACGCGGTGACCCGCCATCCGCTGCGCGTTCTCGCGATCTGCGGCCTGCCGGTCTGCGCGCTCGCGTGGCAGTCCCGAAAGCTGAACATCGATCTTCCGCGAGGCGACTGGCTCCCGAAGCAAATGGAGTCCGCCGTCGCGCTTCGCTCGCTGCAGACGATGGGACGAGGCTCCGTCGTCAACACGATCCGTTTGACGCTGGAATTTCCGCGTGGCATGTCGGCGTTGGACGACAGTGGCTGGGCGGCGACGACTCGCGTCGCGCGATGGCTGGTCGCCGATTCGGCGATTCAACGCGTGCGGTCGTTGCCCGGATTCGTCGCGCCGATGGGCACGTTCATCCCACGCGACACACTCGTGTCGCTCCTCCCGGCCTCCGTGCGACGGTCATTCGTCAGCGAGGACGGGGGGATGGCTCTCCTCGAGGTCGTTCCGCGGGAGAGTGCGACGCCACGCGACCTTTCGGCGCTCGTCCATCGGCTTCGATCGGCGGACACGGTGCTCGCGACGAGTCGCGGACGGGCGACGCTGTTGGTCGGCGGGCTTCCGGCGTTCAACTATGACTACGAGCGCGCGGTCGCCGGACGATTGGTGCAGGTCATCGCGCTGGTCGTCGGCGCGACGTTCATCGTGCTGGCCGTCGGATTCAGATCGGTGCTCGTTCCGCTCAAGGCGATCGTGCTCAATCTGCTCGCGGTCGCGGCGGCATTCGGCGCGGTGAAGCTGGTGTTTCAGGACGGCGTCGGCGGCGCGGCCCTCGGGCTCGACGGAGCACTCGACGCGATTTTTCCCGCGGTGCCGGTGCTGGTCTTCTGCATCGTGTTCGGATTGAGCATGGACTACGAGGTGTTCCTCGTCGCGCGCATCCGCGAGGCGCGCGCCGGCGGCTTGAAGGAACGCGAGGCGATCGCGCATGGGCTGTCGCAGACGAGCGGCCTGATCACGAGCGCGGCCGCCATCATGATAGTCGTCTTCGGCGCGTTCGTGCTCGGCGACTTCCTTTTGATCAAGATGCTCGGGTTCGCGCTGGCCGTCGCGGTGTTGTTGGACGCGACCGTCATGCGCCTCGCCGTAAGCCCTGCATTGCTCACGTTGGCCGGCCGGTTGAACTGGTGGCCGGGAGACTTCGCGCGACGAGCGCTCGGCGGTCCTGGGAGTATCGAGGTAGGACGAAATCGCCTCGCCGACTTCACGCATCGCGGCGACTAG
- a CDS encoding acyltransferase yields MQTGGESIEQAVSTTPGPLVPPIAGATSVPGRPRRRFEELDVLRGVAALAVVVFHYSGHATRYFTGFPFHFKLGEHGVQLFFGISGFVIFMTLENTKKLRDFVVSRFSRLYPAYWITLVILAVATLLAHEKVWLTGLAVNVTMLQSFVGVGDFDLVFWTLAVELVFYVIMGTLFALGLTRRIVPIALAWLALGAAVGLAGPQVPAWISVYTTRFLILPHAPLFIIGMMWFRIHTDGVSRVPVLVVVAAVATVFVASGIAAGLIAAGVCVIVGLAVLGALSLAVGRVTLWLGAISYPLYLLHRNLGYTLLFALDRLGVPSVFNVLVAIAFALSLATAVSVFVERPAMAAIRKRYKNWSARAHPETVEVQAVAG; encoded by the coding sequence ATGCAGACCGGCGGCGAATCAATCGAGCAAGCGGTCTCCACCACCCCAGGTCCCCTGGTCCCGCCGATCGCCGGCGCCACTTCAGTCCCGGGCCGACCGCGACGCCGCTTCGAGGAGCTCGATGTGTTGCGCGGCGTCGCCGCGCTGGCGGTCGTGGTCTTTCACTACTCCGGGCACGCCACGCGCTATTTCACCGGCTTCCCCTTCCATTTCAAGCTCGGTGAGCACGGCGTGCAACTGTTCTTCGGCATTTCCGGCTTCGTGATTTTCATGACGCTGGAGAACACGAAAAAGCTCCGCGATTTCGTCGTCTCGCGCTTCAGCCGGCTGTATCCGGCGTATTGGATCACGCTCGTGATCCTGGCCGTCGCGACTCTCCTAGCCCACGAAAAAGTTTGGCTGACCGGGCTCGCGGTCAACGTGACCATGTTGCAGAGCTTCGTCGGCGTCGGCGATTTCGATCTCGTGTTTTGGACGCTCGCGGTCGAGTTGGTGTTCTACGTCATCATGGGAACGCTGTTCGCTCTCGGCTTGACGCGCCGCATCGTGCCGATCGCGCTCGCGTGGCTCGCCCTCGGCGCCGCCGTCGGGTTGGCGGGTCCACAGGTTCCGGCGTGGATTTCCGTCTACACGACGCGGTTCCTCATCCTTCCGCACGCGCCGCTTTTCATCATCGGCATGATGTGGTTCCGCATCCATACCGACGGCGTCTCACGCGTACCGGTGCTGGTCGTCGTCGCCGCGGTCGCGACCGTCTTCGTGGCGAGCGGCATCGCCGCCGGCCTCATCGCGGCTGGCGTGTGCGTGATCGTTGGACTCGCGGTGCTTGGCGCTTTGAGCCTGGCCGTCGGGCGGGTCACGCTCTGGCTGGGCGCGATCTCGTACCCACTCTACCTGCTGCACCGCAACCTCGGTTACACGCTCCTCTTCGCACTCGATCGGCTAGGAGTGCCGAGCGTTTTCAACGTCCTCGTCGCGATCGCGTTCGCGCTCTCCCTTGCCACCGCCGTAAGCGTGTTTGTCGAACGCCCCGCGATGGCGGCGATTCGCAAACGCTACAAGAACTGGTCGGCCCGTGCGCACCCCGAGACCGTGGAAGTACAAGCCGTGGCTGGTTGA
- a CDS encoding cupin domain-containing protein, with protein sequence MSGRTMLAVALLMTAVSAPLTAQGRANDTPPAATTYRSPGGTTLRLFLDSANVGPDVSLGEMTFPPNSDSGDHKHGAIEMFYVISGDLEHVVNGKSQHLTAGMVGYVKPPDTIRHKTGPAGAKVVVVWVPGVEAQKIAVRWTREP encoded by the coding sequence GTGTCAGGACGAACCATGCTCGCCGTTGCGTTGCTCATGACCGCGGTGTCGGCGCCGCTCACGGCGCAGGGCCGAGCGAACGACACGCCGCCTGCCGCGACCACCTATCGGTCGCCGGGCGGAACGACGCTTCGGCTGTTCCTCGACAGCGCCAACGTTGGACCGGACGTGTCGCTTGGCGAAATGACGTTTCCGCCGAACTCGGACTCGGGCGACCACAAGCACGGCGCCATCGAGATGTTCTACGTGATCTCGGGAGACCTCGAGCACGTCGTCAACGGCAAGAGCCAGCATCTCACGGCCGGGATGGTCGGCTACGTAAAGCCGCCGGACACGATCCGCCACAAGACCGGACCGGCCGGCGCGAAGGTCGTCGTCGTGTGGGTACCGGGGGTCGAGGCGCAGAAGATCGCGGTGCGCTGGACCAGAGAACCTTAG